The Ammoniphilus oxalaticus genome contains a region encoding:
- a CDS encoding L-lactate permease codes for MGIDMSVAGLPEMSFVTWMMAALPIIVVLTLMMGFKMSGSRAGVISWVIGLAVTYFAFGGGVDVLLSGTAKGIWETIFVLSIVWTSMYMYNVVDLTGSFKVIAATFTRLTNGNQMLQLLILGWAFPTFIQGVCGFGVPVAVVTPLLIGLGFSPIKAVVTALLGHSWGITFGSLGSSYSVLPRLSPVDPDGMAFWASLMIAFGGLMIGWCVVHNYGGFKAVKEGFVAVLFMSVVMSGTLVLVVNFVSPNLGCFVAGAAGLVVGSFVLPKLKAYRPATDAPPIKEDPEVAGKSFITAFSAYIIMVGVVFVVYLIKPIKSFLDTFKVGLPFGETTTLFGYIQDAEAKYSALKIVTMPGTLILISIFLAAWFYKSKGLLPQGAMKDAWTKTVRQSAGSSATIISMTMMAVLMTVGGMTTYLAYGIATATGSFFPLLAPQIGVIGAFVTSSCTSSNILFTSLQYEVASILGMSAFIILGAQTTGATLANAFAPGNAALGAGVSGLAGQEGAILAKTSVYTILQAGFVGVLAYVMIKMGLGM; via the coding sequence ATGGGTATTGATATGTCGGTCGCAGGCCTTCCGGAAATGTCATTCGTTACATGGATGATGGCTGCGCTTCCAATTATTGTCGTACTTACTCTGATGATGGGTTTTAAAATGAGTGGGTCTCGAGCGGGTGTCATTTCTTGGGTCATCGGCTTGGCCGTTACGTATTTTGCGTTTGGAGGCGGAGTCGACGTGCTCCTCAGCGGTACAGCAAAGGGGATTTGGGAAACGATTTTTGTTCTATCGATCGTTTGGACCTCTATGTACATGTATAACGTCGTTGATTTGACAGGAAGCTTTAAAGTTATTGCCGCTACCTTTACAAGATTAACGAACGGAAATCAGATGTTGCAATTATTGATTCTTGGTTGGGCGTTCCCAACATTTATTCAAGGGGTATGCGGTTTCGGAGTTCCGGTTGCAGTAGTGACTCCCCTCTTAATTGGACTCGGATTTAGTCCGATTAAAGCGGTTGTGACCGCATTGCTTGGACACTCTTGGGGAATTACGTTTGGTTCGCTTGGATCGTCTTATTCCGTTCTGCCAAGATTAAGTCCAGTCGACCCTGATGGAATGGCTTTCTGGGCCTCCCTCATGATCGCTTTTGGCGGATTAATGATTGGGTGGTGTGTCGTTCACAACTATGGCGGATTTAAAGCCGTTAAAGAAGGTTTCGTCGCTGTTCTCTTCATGTCCGTCGTGATGAGCGGAACGCTTGTGCTTGTCGTTAATTTCGTTTCGCCAAACCTTGGTTGTTTCGTAGCCGGAGCCGCTGGGCTAGTGGTCGGAAGCTTTGTGTTACCTAAACTGAAAGCCTATCGGCCAGCAACGGATGCGCCACCGATCAAGGAAGACCCTGAAGTCGCGGGCAAATCTTTTATCACTGCCTTCTCGGCCTATATTATTATGGTTGGCGTTGTATTCGTCGTTTACCTAATCAAACCGATCAAAAGTTTTCTGGATACATTCAAGGTTGGACTTCCCTTTGGAGAAACCACAACGTTGTTTGGTTATATCCAAGACGCCGAAGCGAAATACTCAGCATTGAAAATCGTAACGATGCCAGGGACCTTGATTTTAATTTCCATTTTCCTTGCCGCCTGGTTCTACAAATCGAAGGGTCTCTTACCTCAAGGCGCCATGAAAGATGCTTGGACTAAAACCGTAAGACAATCCGCGGGGTCATCTGCCACTATTATTTCCATGACGATGATGGCGGTACTCATGACAGTCGGAGGAATGACGACATATCTTGCCTATGGGATTGCAACAGCAACCGGAAGTTTCTTCCCGCTGCTTGCCCCGCAAATTGGGGTCATCGGCGCATTTGTCACGAGTTCATGCACCTCTTCGAACATTCTGTTTACCAGTTTGCAATATGAGGTAGCAAGTATTCTCGGGATGTCCGCCTTCATTATTTTGGGCGCTCAAACGACTGGGGCAACGCTCGCCAATGCTTTCGCTCCAGGCAACGCCGCCTTAGGCGCGGGTGTATCTGGTTTGGCTGGACAAGAAGGCGCGATCTTAGCCAAAACATCCGTGTACACCATACTGCAAGCCGGATTCGTCGGCGTCCTTGCTTATGTCATGATTAAAATGGGTCTGGGAATGTAA
- a CDS encoding methyl-accepting chemotaxis protein → MFWKKDVKKETDQQEGNSGDQLASQLAERQKLEGEIYSLSKQMGAIIRQHELVNDQHDELGVLVDSLKQTVEKIQSISAEGAQEAQTLSVTGENLSQIADQSVQNTMEGEKALTRLDQVITQLQSDNERDSISMNQLSERSEQITSIVQAIGDISKQTNLLALNAAIEAARAGEHGRGFAIVADEVRKLADMTNTSTVEITELIHAIQEEVSKALSNSRENTKLIAEAQDTCHNLSEKMRSIIQAFDLTRQEVYNVGTHIESQRAYSNQIQDQINESYKILSSVHEKIVSHIQEASVVDDGLESTFNELKTMVP, encoded by the coding sequence ATGTTTTGGAAAAAGGACGTAAAGAAAGAAACTGATCAACAGGAAGGAAATTCAGGGGACCAGTTGGCATCGCAATTGGCCGAGCGACAAAAGCTGGAAGGTGAAATTTATTCCCTTTCTAAACAGATGGGGGCAATCATCAGGCAGCATGAACTCGTCAATGACCAACATGACGAACTAGGCGTTCTTGTTGACTCCTTGAAGCAAACGGTTGAAAAAATTCAGAGCATTAGCGCGGAGGGAGCGCAAGAGGCTCAAACTCTTTCAGTTACAGGGGAAAACCTCAGTCAAATCGCTGATCAATCGGTCCAAAATACAATGGAGGGAGAAAAAGCATTAACAAGATTGGACCAAGTAATTACCCAATTACAATCAGACAACGAACGCGATTCCATTTCTATGAATCAACTTAGTGAACGATCGGAACAAATTACTTCGATTGTACAAGCAATTGGCGACATCTCTAAACAAACGAATTTATTAGCGCTGAATGCGGCAATCGAGGCGGCGCGGGCTGGGGAGCATGGTCGCGGTTTTGCCATCGTCGCTGACGAAGTTCGGAAACTAGCGGATATGACGAATACTTCCACGGTGGAAATAACGGAACTTATCCACGCGATTCAAGAGGAGGTTTCCAAAGCGCTCAGCAATTCAAGAGAAAATACGAAGTTAATTGCAGAGGCGCAAGACACTTGTCATAATTTATCGGAAAAAATGAGATCGATCATACAGGCTTTTGATTTGACAAGACAGGAAGTCTATAATGTCGGAACTCATATCGAATCCCAAAGGGCTTACTCGAATCAAATTCAAGATCAGATCAATGAATCGTACAAGATTTTAAGTTCCGTTCATGAAAAAATCGTTTCGCATATACAGGAGGCCTCGGTTGTCGATGACGGTTTGGAAAGTACGTTTAATGAATTGAAAACGATGGTTCCATAA
- a CDS encoding S-layer homology domain-containing protein produces MRRRSILALSLSIAAGSVFTPLFDAPSVYAADSNTKTISKDEAVALANKYAPIPADYTLDHHNLEKEYLEHSTSAWVLHFSKERAGGIHFTIDAQSGKLLSFSRYQENPLESSGSVVDRAQAEQTAQQFLQKTVDQQERDKLSLANEYENNLTHFGMAGVHSFMYTRVEGEIPFPENFIHISIDQAGNVIQFSRRWHLGTLPSANPAVSLQQAQQKLADEAKPSLTYVRLSDRVGDHSPGVKPYSLVYQYGANDGMMVDASKGSVLNPLGQPLSADSKIQPLGDTKIQAPATKRINRDEAQSIAEEFLKRIPGTYTTDGSSGSGTSIGSDGISRHSWSFGYVSTDEKDQNKESIRLEIDDTGQVSGFSNDEVRWMGQNQKVDNPIAWDQAKNNAIDTIKLLFPDRLGELYLVSQKPSDDVLKKQFESGTGGYSISFGWLKDNIPVENAFLQVEVNAETGKIMHLWSRANQSESSNLDTLKPTIDANRAKQIEAEKQKVMLTYFQPSFNGLYMPFSAPETTKPNLVYRPVGEAGVVDAVKGEWVSFRTLRESQQPQDINQHPSKTAILFAIQHNILKTENGQVNPSKVVTRGELVAMMLPMAQQLPISAKMHRYADETSRQSYTFTDVSEKSSVYPAVQQALRIGLIPKEGNQFHPNAEVSRVEVAEMIAKLVGYDKLLTKHDIFKTSYLDVDPRHVPAVALSQALDLWKGTETEFKPNQKVTRAEVAEILYQIAQTFKL; encoded by the coding sequence TTGAGAAGAAGGTCTATTTTGGCGCTTTCGTTGTCCATTGCGGCCGGAAGTGTATTCACACCTTTGTTTGATGCGCCATCTGTTTATGCCGCTGACTCAAACACGAAAACAATATCAAAGGATGAAGCTGTAGCCCTCGCGAACAAATATGCGCCAATTCCCGCGGATTACACGCTAGATCATCATAATTTGGAAAAAGAATATTTGGAGCATTCCACTTCCGCTTGGGTCTTACACTTTTCCAAAGAACGGGCAGGCGGGATCCACTTTACGATCGACGCCCAGTCAGGAAAGCTATTGAGTTTTTCACGCTATCAGGAAAATCCGCTTGAAAGCAGCGGGAGCGTTGTCGATCGCGCTCAAGCGGAACAAACGGCCCAGCAATTTTTACAAAAAACAGTCGATCAACAGGAACGCGATAAGTTATCTCTCGCGAATGAATATGAAAACAATTTGACCCATTTTGGCATGGCGGGCGTCCATTCCTTTATGTATACACGGGTCGAAGGAGAGATTCCTTTTCCAGAAAATTTTATTCATATTTCAATCGATCAGGCAGGCAACGTGATTCAGTTTTCACGACGTTGGCACCTTGGAACGTTACCGTCCGCGAATCCAGCCGTTTCTTTGCAACAGGCTCAGCAAAAGCTGGCAGATGAGGCGAAGCCCTCTCTTACTTATGTTCGTTTAAGCGATCGCGTTGGCGATCATAGTCCTGGTGTCAAACCATACTCGTTAGTCTATCAATATGGAGCGAATGATGGCATGATGGTTGACGCCTCAAAGGGATCCGTGTTAAATCCGCTTGGCCAACCGCTCAGCGCCGATTCCAAAATTCAACCGCTCGGCGACACCAAAATTCAAGCCCCTGCCACGAAACGAATCAATCGAGATGAAGCCCAAAGTATCGCGGAAGAGTTTTTAAAAAGAATTCCCGGAACGTATACTACTGATGGATCTTCGGGTTCAGGAACGAGCATCGGCAGTGATGGGATTTCCCGCCACTCATGGAGCTTTGGCTACGTTTCTACTGACGAAAAGGATCAAAACAAAGAAAGCATCCGCTTAGAAATCGATGACACCGGGCAAGTAAGTGGTTTTTCTAATGATGAAGTTCGGTGGATGGGGCAAAATCAAAAAGTGGACAACCCTATCGCTTGGGATCAAGCCAAAAATAACGCGATCGACACGATCAAATTACTGTTTCCCGATCGGTTGGGCGAATTATATTTGGTCTCACAGAAACCATCTGATGACGTCTTAAAGAAGCAGTTCGAATCAGGAACTGGCGGATATTCTATCTCTTTCGGCTGGTTGAAGGACAATATTCCAGTTGAAAATGCATTTCTTCAAGTTGAGGTGAATGCGGAAACCGGAAAGATCATGCATTTGTGGTCAAGAGCGAACCAAAGCGAGTCGTCTAATCTTGATACGCTGAAGCCAACGATCGATGCCAACCGCGCCAAACAGATAGAGGCAGAAAAACAGAAAGTGATGTTAACTTATTTTCAACCCTCATTCAACGGGCTTTACATGCCATTCAGCGCCCCAGAAACAACGAAACCGAATTTGGTTTACCGCCCAGTTGGTGAGGCCGGCGTTGTCGATGCTGTAAAAGGGGAATGGGTGTCATTCCGAACATTACGTGAAAGTCAACAACCGCAGGACATCAATCAACATCCAAGCAAAACGGCTATATTATTTGCGATTCAACACAACATTTTAAAAACCGAGAATGGACAAGTAAATCCAAGCAAAGTGGTCACTCGCGGGGAACTCGTTGCCATGATGTTACCCATGGCGCAGCAACTTCCAATCAGCGCGAAAATGCATCGTTATGCAGATGAGACGTCGAGACAATCGTACACGTTTACGGACGTGAGTGAAAAAAGCAGCGTGTATCCCGCTGTTCAACAAGCGCTTCGCATCGGACTGATTCCAAAAGAAGGAAACCAATTCCATCCAAATGCGGAGGTCAGTCGCGTTGAAGTCGCTGAAATGATTGCCAAACTCGTTGGCTACGACAAACTGTTAACAAAACATGACATATTCAAAACGAGTTATCTGGACGTCGATCCGCGCCACGTCCCTGCTGTCGCCTTAAGCCAAGCGCTTGACCTCTGGAAAGGAACAGAAACCGAGTTCAAGCCAAATCAAAAGGTGACACGCGCAGAAGTCGCTGAAATCCTATATCAAATAGCTCAAACGTTTAAACTATAA
- a CDS encoding DUF4275 family protein → MIAIDVSEKWRNKDIRVTKIPEQGALLRNKWESYFAAHLSNQEKNEIHLLDQESCRGHLWHVFSYEKKDCLEGQKAEDAFNLEPKNTCYLFFQDADEVLLLENASMLSAADFVHVTKKDMYIVDNQFRWTFVITHETGWLGPYFSRSENT, encoded by the coding sequence GTGATTGCAATCGACGTATCGGAAAAATGGAGAAACAAAGACATTAGGGTGACAAAAATCCCCGAACAGGGCGCTTTATTACGAAACAAATGGGAATCTTATTTCGCCGCTCATCTTAGCAATCAAGAAAAAAATGAGATTCATTTACTAGATCAGGAAAGTTGTCGCGGCCATCTGTGGCATGTATTCAGTTATGAAAAGAAAGATTGTCTTGAAGGTCAAAAAGCTGAAGATGCTTTTAACCTTGAGCCGAAAAATACGTGCTATCTCTTCTTCCAGGATGCGGATGAGGTCCTGCTCCTCGAAAATGCCTCAATGTTGAGCGCCGCGGACTTCGTTCATGTAACGAAAAAAGATATGTACATTGTGGATAACCAATTTCGTTGGACCTTTGTCATCACACACGAAACAGGTTGGCTCGGTCCCTATTTTAGCCGAAGCGAAAATACATAA
- a CDS encoding SDR family NAD(P)-dependent oxidoreductase: MGKLSNRIAFITGAGTGLGRAIAIAFAKEGATVALNGRREEALREVQAEIGEKQAIILPADVTDQSAIHATRDKLLAATGGQLDIVVNNVGGVPTLNSISELTLDEWKQMINLNLTSQFIVANAFLPALRKNGNGKLISVTSALASSYMETYGAYSASKAGVEALMKTLAIEEEKNGIQVNIFDPIYFTSEGNPDTDIDPADIVAILIDLAATSSIEKSGEVVKPLKA; this comes from the coding sequence ATGGGAAAATTATCGAATCGCATTGCATTCATTACAGGGGCCGGAACGGGACTCGGTCGAGCAATAGCCATTGCTTTTGCTAAAGAGGGCGCGACAGTTGCGCTCAATGGCAGGCGTGAGGAAGCGCTGCGGGAAGTACAAGCCGAAATCGGAGAGAAGCAAGCGATTATCTTGCCGGCTGATGTAACCGATCAATCTGCTATTCATGCGACACGTGACAAGTTGCTCGCTGCGACGGGAGGCCAGTTGGATATTGTTGTGAATAATGTCGGGGGCGTACCCACGCTCAATTCCATAAGTGAACTCACGTTGGACGAATGGAAGCAAATGATCAACTTAAACCTAACGAGCCAGTTTATCGTTGCGAATGCCTTCTTGCCAGCGTTGCGAAAAAACGGCAATGGAAAATTGATCTCTGTCACATCCGCCTTAGCCAGTTCTTATATGGAAACATATGGCGCTTATTCCGCAAGTAAAGCGGGCGTCGAAGCGTTAATGAAAACGCTTGCCATTGAAGAAGAGAAAAACGGTATCCAGGTGAATATATTTGATCCGATTTATTTCACTTCAGAAGGAAATCCAGATACCGATATCGATCCCGCTGATATTGTTGCCATTTTAATCGACTTGGCAGCCACCTCCTCCATCGAAAAAAGCGGTGAGGTCGTCAAGCCGCTAAAAGCATAA
- a CDS encoding MarR family winged helix-turn-helix transcriptional regulator, whose product MVEDEIREYLRRLCAQMRKNYAETLRVYQIHVGQEHALCQLWMEEGITQLELSQRMEIEPPTATNMLRKLEEYGWVYRKRDPQDGRVSRVYLTDEGRALQKPVQDVWKQQQEKLLDGISSEEKLILRRLMRQMMNNLEDTDD is encoded by the coding sequence ATGGTCGAGGATGAGATCCGCGAATATTTAAGAAGGTTGTGCGCGCAGATGCGAAAAAATTATGCCGAAACGTTGCGCGTTTACCAGATTCATGTTGGTCAAGAACATGCGTTGTGCCAACTTTGGATGGAGGAAGGCATCACGCAATTGGAATTAAGCCAACGGATGGAGATTGAACCGCCAACGGCGACGAATATGTTAAGAAAGTTAGAGGAATACGGTTGGGTATACCGTAAGCGAGACCCGCAAGACGGCAGGGTGAGTCGTGTTTACTTAACGGATGAAGGACGGGCGCTGCAAAAACCGGTTCAAGATGTGTGGAAACAGCAACAAGAGAAGCTGTTGGATGGCATTTCGTCGGAGGAAAAGTTAATTTTGCGTCGGCTAATGCGTCAAATGATGAACAATCTGGAAGATACGGATGATTAA
- a CDS encoding NADP-dependent oxidoreductase, translated as MSKMKAFVRVDAKNDRVELAEVAIPEIDDNEALVEVKAFGVGVHDRYFIPQDASFPYTIGTEAAGIVAKTGKDVTDFKVGDRVILSSSLYPKGGCWAEYVAASPQVMVQMPDSMDFTLGASLPVAGKTALESIRALDLKQGDTLFVAGASGAIGTLVIQLAKARDIRVIGSASSKNHDYMKAQGALAAVDYRASNWKEDVLNWKPGGVDAALAIQRGTVKDSMDVVKDGGKVITVSGDDQVLAERGIFVHQFEHQLDIQQAVKILIEEINSGQLDVVLEQIYPFADAMSALEKTETRHARGKLVVSADA; from the coding sequence ATGAGCAAAATGAAAGCGTTTGTTCGAGTGGACGCAAAGAATGATCGAGTAGAATTGGCAGAGGTGGCGATTCCAGAGATCGACGACAACGAAGCGCTAGTTGAAGTAAAAGCATTTGGGGTTGGGGTGCATGATCGTTATTTTATTCCGCAAGACGCCTCATTCCCTTATACGATTGGGACGGAGGCGGCGGGAATCGTTGCGAAAACAGGTAAAGACGTGACCGATTTTAAAGTGGGGGATCGCGTCATTTTAAGCAGTAGCCTCTATCCAAAAGGGGGATGTTGGGCCGAATATGTGGCCGCTTCGCCTCAAGTGATGGTCCAGATGCCCGATTCGATGGATTTCACGCTAGGCGCTTCTCTTCCTGTAGCGGGGAAAACGGCGTTGGAATCGATTCGCGCCCTTGATTTAAAACAAGGCGACACGTTGTTTGTGGCAGGGGCGTCCGGGGCAATCGGCACGCTTGTGATTCAATTGGCCAAAGCCAGGGACATTCGCGTGATTGGATCCGCTTCAAGTAAAAACCACGACTATATGAAAGCGCAGGGGGCGCTAGCGGCGGTCGATTATCGGGCCTCCAATTGGAAAGAGGATGTATTAAACTGGAAACCGGGTGGAGTCGACGCGGCGTTGGCGATTCAGCGCGGGACGGTCAAAGATAGTATGGATGTGGTCAAAGACGGCGGCAAAGTGATCACGGTTTCTGGCGACGATCAGGTTCTGGCGGAACGCGGCATTTTCGTCCATCAATTTGAACATCAACTCGACATCCAGCAAGCTGTGAAGATACTGATTGAAGAAATTAATTCGGGTCAACTGGACGTTGTTCTCGAACAAATCTATCCTTTTGCGGACGCGATGAGCGCCTTGGAAAAAACGGAAACAAGACATGCGAGAGGGAAGCTCGTTGTTTCAGCTGATGCCTAG
- a CDS encoding Ig-like domain-containing protein has protein sequence MEKMFLFWMTAFSLLVVLVSSVDAKGDGTGGRPGKGIAFALETSSIKNGEKQVPLDQEIKLSFSHNVVHPGITQQNKAAISLLDHAGEDVDIEIHLTDDQIDSEKQREITIKPTDPLTKGTTYRLQIEPTFQAENGMTLDEPIELAFTTESVPKQTVQAGFIVIGLCAVGALVSIVARQKKITDT, from the coding sequence ATGGAAAAAATGTTTTTATTTTGGATGACAGCCTTTTCGCTGCTGGTTGTCTTGGTTTCATCGGTTGATGCCAAAGGGGATGGAACAGGTGGAAGGCCTGGCAAAGGCATCGCTTTTGCGCTCGAAACATCCAGCATTAAAAATGGAGAAAAACAGGTCCCCCTCGATCAAGAGATCAAGCTATCTTTTTCTCACAATGTCGTTCACCCGGGCATCACTCAGCAAAACAAGGCGGCGATCTCGTTACTCGATCATGCGGGTGAAGATGTTGACATTGAAATCCATCTCACGGATGACCAAATCGATTCAGAAAAACAGCGGGAAATTACGATCAAACCGACGGACCCGCTAACAAAGGGAACAACGTATCGTTTGCAAATTGAACCTACTTTTCAGGCAGAAAACGGCATGACATTAGATGAACCGATTGAACTCGCTTTTACAACAGAATCGGTGCCAAAACAGACAGTACAAGCTGGGTTTATCGTGATCGGACTTTGCGCCGTCGGCGCTTTGGTCTCTATCGTAGCAAGACAAAAAAAAATAACCGATACGTAA
- a CDS encoding sulfite exporter TauE/SafE family protein: MDLIALILIIFMASLLQSSTGFGFSIVGTPFLFLVYSAHTAIQINIILSLFLSVFMMRQIRDGVNKLLLWNLIKGSLPGVVGGILIYLHLPMTGLKRSVGFLILILTILLILNVTIRRTTKRDAVTGAISGLLTASIGVPGPPLLLYFAGSAIKKEELRSTTLAYYLFIYSISLALQILFSGTNEEIWLLSMAGVPSLLAGIVVGQLLFKRISQNTFRRFTYIILLFTGVYLMMTSF; this comes from the coding sequence GTGGATTTGATTGCTCTCATCCTGATTATATTCATGGCCTCTCTTCTGCAATCAAGCACTGGCTTTGGCTTTTCGATTGTGGGGACCCCTTTTCTGTTCCTGGTCTATTCCGCTCATACAGCGATCCAAATTAATATCATCCTATCGCTATTCCTGTCGGTCTTTATGATGCGTCAGATCCGAGATGGAGTAAATAAATTATTGCTTTGGAACTTGATAAAGGGAAGTTTGCCTGGTGTAGTCGGCGGGATCTTGATTTATCTACATTTACCGATGACTGGGTTAAAACGATCGGTTGGTTTCCTCATTCTTATCCTAACGATTTTACTTATATTGAACGTGACGATTCGACGGACTACTAAGCGGGACGCGGTTACGGGCGCAATTTCGGGATTGCTAACGGCAAGCATCGGCGTGCCTGGACCGCCATTGTTGCTTTATTTTGCTGGATCCGCTATCAAAAAGGAAGAATTACGCAGCACAACGCTAGCTTACTATCTTTTTATCTACTCCATTAGTTTGGCGCTGCAAATCTTGTTTAGCGGAACGAATGAGGAAATTTGGTTGCTATCTATGGCTGGTGTTCCATCATTATTAGCGGGGATTGTTGTCGGTCAGCTGTTATTTAAGCGAATCAGTCAAAATACATTTAGACGATTTACATACATCATCCTGCTTTTTACAGGTGTCTATTTAATGATGACGAGTTTCTGA
- the nrdI gene encoding class Ib ribonucleoside-diphosphate reductase assembly flavoprotein NrdI produces MMIYFSSMTGNVRRFVKKTGLPVKEIMPGTIAEEPYILITYTFGFGEVPTPIREFLNSNGHLLRGVAVSGNRNWGANFGMAGDLIAEEFEVPLLHKFELSGTAQDIEQFKREVELLCVTFSLITK; encoded by the coding sequence ATGATGATTTATTTCTCCTCTATGACAGGGAATGTGCGCAGGTTCGTTAAAAAAACGGGTTTGCCTGTTAAAGAAATTATGCCAGGAACGATCGCAGAAGAGCCGTACATTCTGATTACATATACGTTTGGATTTGGAGAGGTACCCACGCCCATCCGTGAATTTTTGAACAGCAATGGCCACTTACTAAGAGGGGTAGCGGTCAGCGGGAATCGAAATTGGGGCGCGAACTTTGGGATGGCGGGAGATTTAATTGCAGAGGAATTTGAGGTTCCGCTCTTACACAAGTTTGAATTGAGCGGGACAGCTCAGGACATAGAACAATTTAAGAGAGAGGTGGAATTGCTTTGCGTCACATTCAGCTTAATAACGAAGTGA